The sequence acagcttatccctctcccggtttaggacttttatgccggccaccactcgctcccgaatggcctccgagccttcatccacaccaggggcagagagatcaccagctgaggcttgtagaggggcagacatgtcagcagatggcccaggagatggctgagagcctccagcaggggaggccccgctgccctccatggcttccccagaaaaggggccaggagagctgggatagatttccaggcaactcccttctcacacagcagcttccgacacaccttcctcctcacacacctgtgctccaatggtgggtggggcactattcctcccactgacaccaaagatgggacactattcctcccactgacaccaatgatgggacactattccacccactgacaccaatgatgggacactattcctcccactgacaccaatgatgggaccctattcctcccactgacaccaaagatgggacactattcctcccactgacaccaaagatggggaacAAATAattcccctaataccaaagataagacattgtttactcccactgatgctaggacattttctactcccactggtcacAATTCGggagatccctgcttctagggcctctactttaataaaatatataatatttggggggttctaagatattttctagcaaacaaaatactgattgttacatgtaaacaGAAAGTGCCAGacaaggcctggtcttcaagtggcatGTGTGCTGTGTACAGCAGTGTAATGTGCAGTTTGTCCACTAGGTGTCAGTCGCCGCTTAGCAGAGGCACACCTCCCAAACTAAGGCAGACGAATGTGGATTCCAGCATCGTAGAAGAGTGAAAATGTCTGCGTTCAGCTTCAACTACAAAAGCATTGCCCGTGCATCGTGTTTGTTGTGGCTCCTGGGCTGCACCCTGTTGTCCTATGGTGGAGCATATGTGATTGTGAATTCTGTCTCCTGGTCAGTCACCAATGAAGTGGAAGAGGAACTGGACGGCTCCTCCACAGAAGATGCTCTCCCCTCTCTGCTGGAGGATACAATCAGCATGTGGAAGCAGAGCTACCCAGCATCTGCCTAcaaagaagagagggagaagatGAAGTCCAGGCCAGGGCCTGACATCACTCAGCAAATCTCCTCACCTTCCAGGATGTTCTCCTATAAAAGGGAGAGCAGTACAGGCACTGAGAACCCTCCTTCTACAGATCCCTTCCAGACCAAGCTGGCCACCTATGCCCGAACACTGGTCCACAAGAGCAAGTGGGGGGTCCTAGCTACCATTTCATCCCAGGAGATGGTAAGTACCTTCCATGGGTCATGTCCTGTACTCTAAGAACATCTCCTGTCCCACTCATCACATTCTCCAACATCATGTATACAAAACTGcttcatggcaaccaatcagcttctagctttcattaTCAAAGCTTACCTAAATAAGCTGAAGCTACAAGCTGATTGGTTATTGTgcgcagctgctccagattctgcctGCTCCTCCCTCGGccgccgggccaat comes from Rana temporaria chromosome 2, aRanTem1.1, whole genome shotgun sequence and encodes:
- the CREG2 gene encoding protein CREG2; its protein translation is MSAFSFNYKSIARASCLLWLLGCTLLSYGGAYVIVNSVSWSVTNEVEEELDGSSTEDALPSLLEDTISMWKQSYPASAYKEEREKMKSRPGPDITQQISSPSRMFSYKRESSTGTENPPSTDPFQTKLATYARTLVHKSKWGVLATISSQEMIQGLAFGQVLLTSDGPMHNSTGVPLFYVTPKASFISDLMKNPVISFTFADPDGDMFRKVLTQPQEPQCAALTLIGQMVTVPPDGVDFAKKALFARHPDMQKCSQDYNCLLMKLMAEHIYVTDCYGGAHNISMEDYYKVNPN